The following proteins come from a genomic window of Deinococcus roseus:
- a CDS encoding FG-GAP repeat domain-containing protein, translated as MILHYVDYNGYRYISTRYQVRNATSAGVASNTAKTNLTLLAGETASTLSNTAIRDIKKADGTAASSSLASQILPTGTLAAGPSLASGQQSFQAFSSSEIAPLAGTPGLVNAFPYGFVVDKVGGGRTLPANPAVNDYQGTVTVSVKVPLQTPLSNTPTSFTMAILVTEDDTTQVSESLEEQALGNSGLAARVTAAGASRVNVFPGSTYSGTKRILCKLAVSSAVSPLYLVNSINKVTTFSPTISALAAKTSAVTATLGYCDDVIPALSGGTPQNQLVIHAFQTGKRLTSKNATNAGTFSQSGNQWIYTPSSGAEFKPGEVVEVTVVGSSTLNSSTRRFKVAGAAQGAAGYNTSVAYTEANSAQQIRFGDVDGDGDVDAVLGHSGNFVSVHKNNGNGTFAARTDIAATNIPQGVELGDIDNDGDLDIATGSNNNCGPCTLSIFINDGSGNYSAGTSVTTATGAFASSTIGVNFGDFNNDGNLDLAAGSNQYVTVWQGNGNGTFSNRQDLFINSSSNASNIGIGDLNNDGYQDLVATTGTYHKLEVYLNKADGTVGFNTAVEYTAPDNVRGVAMGDLNKDGNLDVVVGSIQTNSYTVYLGTGTGTLNTGTTTSTPNYPHNQMTLADINGDGNLDLVAANPTISPNGGFTFYLGNGNGTFGTGTFHDLGGNTRGVAVADLNGDGKLDVAATTSTAMNVFLKK; from the coding sequence CTCAGCAATACAGCCATCCGGGACATCAAAAAGGCCGATGGCACCGCAGCTTCCAGCAGCCTGGCCAGTCAGATTCTGCCCACGGGCACCCTTGCTGCTGGACCTTCACTGGCCAGTGGGCAACAGAGCTTTCAGGCTTTTTCCAGCAGTGAGATTGCGCCCCTGGCCGGAACTCCGGGTCTGGTCAATGCCTTCCCCTACGGTTTTGTGGTGGACAAAGTGGGCGGAGGTCGCACCCTTCCTGCCAACCCTGCTGTGAACGATTATCAGGGTACGGTCACCGTCTCAGTGAAAGTGCCTCTGCAAACCCCCCTCTCCAACACCCCCACTTCCTTCACCATGGCCATTCTGGTCACTGAAGACGACACCACCCAGGTGAGTGAATCTCTGGAAGAACAGGCCCTGGGCAACAGTGGTCTGGCCGCCAGAGTCACCGCAGCAGGAGCCAGTCGGGTCAACGTCTTTCCTGGCAGCACCTACAGCGGCACCAAACGCATCCTCTGCAAACTCGCGGTTTCTTCGGCAGTCTCCCCCCTGTATCTGGTGAACAGCATCAACAAAGTCACCACTTTCAGCCCCACCATTTCTGCTCTGGCCGCCAAAACCAGTGCAGTCACTGCCACCCTTGGGTACTGCGACGATGTGATCCCGGCCCTGTCCGGCGGCACCCCCCAGAATCAGCTGGTGATTCATGCCTTCCAGACTGGCAAACGCCTGACCAGCAAAAACGCCACAAATGCAGGGACCTTCAGCCAGAGTGGAAACCAGTGGATCTACACCCCCTCTTCGGGCGCAGAATTCAAACCAGGTGAAGTGGTGGAAGTCACCGTGGTGGGGTCCAGCACCCTGAACAGCAGCACCCGCCGCTTCAAAGTGGCAGGGGCAGCCCAGGGCGCAGCAGGCTACAACACCTCCGTGGCTTACACTGAAGCCAACAGTGCCCAGCAAATCCGCTTCGGAGACGTGGATGGAGACGGAGATGTGGACGCCGTGCTGGGGCACAGCGGCAACTTTGTCAGCGTGCACAAAAACAACGGCAACGGCACTTTCGCTGCCCGCACCGACATTGCAGCCACCAACATTCCGCAGGGCGTGGAACTGGGAGACATCGACAACGATGGAGACCTGGACATCGCCACCGGCAGCAACAACAACTGCGGTCCCTGCACCCTCTCCATTTTCATCAACGATGGCTCTGGAAATTACAGTGCAGGCACCTCCGTCACCACGGCCACCGGAGCCTTTGCCAGCAGCACCATTGGGGTAAACTTCGGTGACTTCAACAACGATGGCAACCTTGACCTTGCTGCTGGATCCAACCAGTACGTCACCGTCTGGCAGGGCAATGGCAACGGCACTTTCAGCAACCGCCAGGACCTGTTCATCAATTCTTCTTCCAATGCCAGCAACATCGGCATCGGAGACCTCAACAATGATGGATACCAGGACCTGGTGGCCACCACGGGCACGTACCACAAACTGGAGGTGTACCTCAACAAAGCAGACGGCACCGTGGGCTTCAACACGGCTGTGGAATACACTGCACCAGACAATGTGCGTGGCGTGGCCATGGGCGACCTGAACAAGGACGGCAACCTGGACGTGGTGGTGGGCAGCATCCAGACCAACAGTTACACCGTGTACCTGGGCACCGGAACCGGTACCCTGAACACAGGAACCACCACCAGCACCCCCAATTATCCACACAACCAGATGACCCTGGCAGACATCAACGGAGACGGCAACCTGGATCTGGTGGCGGCCAACCCCACCATTTCACCCAACGGAGGGTTCACCTTCTACCTGGGGAACGGCAACGGCACCTTTGGGACGGGCACCTTCCATGACCTCGGGGGCAACACCCGTGGCGTGGCCGTGGCAGACCTGAACGGAGATGGCAAGCTGGATGTGGCAGCAACCACTTCTACAGCCATGAACGTTTTCCTGAAGAAATAA